A single window of Thermodesulfovibrionia bacterium DNA harbors:
- a CDS encoding YebC/PmpR family DNA-binding transcriptional regulator, with protein sequence MSGHSKWSGIKHKKAIVDAKKGKAFTRVTKEITVAARAGGGNPDMNPRLRLAIDNAKGVNMPADNIKRAIQKGTGELPGVSYEEITYEGYGPGGSAIIMETMTDNKTRTIAELRYIMSRHNGTMADSGSVSWIFENKGYILVDKKECDEETLMTLALDAGADDVKNDPDEDSYEVLTSPEGFSSVRDHLEKNNIKFSLAKVMQIPKNYVKLNEADARKVLKLVDLLEDHDDMQNVYSNFDIPDEILEEE encoded by the coding sequence ATGTCAGGACATTCAAAATGGTCCGGTATAAAACACAAAAAGGCCATAGTTGACGCAAAGAAGGGAAAGGCATTCACCAGGGTCACTAAAGAGATAACCGTTGCGGCGAGAGCGGGCGGCGGCAACCCTGACATGAATCCGAGGCTCAGGCTCGCGATCGATAATGCCAAGGGCGTAAATATGCCTGCTGACAACATCAAGCGGGCTATACAAAAAGGCACAGGCGAACTTCCGGGAGTCTCATATGAAGAGATAACATACGAGGGATACGGCCCGGGCGGCTCAGCGATAATCATGGAGACGATGACAGACAATAAGACAAGGACTATCGCAGAGCTAAGGTATATCATGAGCAGACATAACGGCACCATGGCAGATTCAGGGAGCGTATCATGGATATTTGAAAATAAAGGCTATATCCTCGTCGACAAAAAAGAATGCGATGAAGAGACGCTTATGACATTGGCTCTTGACGCAGGAGCTGATGATGTAAAGAATGACCCTGATGAAGACAGCTATGAGGTGCTGACCTCGCCTGAAGGCTTCAGCAGTGTCAGGGATCACCTCGAAAAAAACAATATAAAGTTCAGCCTCGCTAAGGTCATGCAGATACCGAAGAATTATGTGAAGCTGAATGAGGCAGATGCGAGAAAGGTCCTTAAGCTTGTAGACCTTCTTGAAGACCACGACGACATGCAGAATGTTTATTCAAACTTTGATATCCCGGATGAGATACTTGAGGAGGAGTAA
- the ruvC gene encoding crossover junction endodeoxyribonuclease RuvC — MNIIGIDPGTVCCGYGILAVNKKPYVAKYVASGDIRMSSKKPLPERLHILYDSLKDIILEHKPSHLCMEKVFYHKSIRSSMALGTTRGVVMLLAAQHGMPLFEYNPTEVKMALTGYGRAEKRQVQEMVIRVLNLEPNQIMSEDTSDALALTICHINSSFELK; from the coding sequence ATGAATATCATCGGCATTGACCCCGGGACAGTCTGCTGCGGCTACGGCATCCTGGCGGTGAATAAAAAACCTTATGTCGCGAAATACGTTGCATCCGGCGACATAAGGATGAGTTCCAAGAAACCCCTTCCTGAAAGGCTCCATATACTTTATGACTCGCTGAAAGATATCATACTTGAACACAAGCCCTCCCACCTCTGTATGGAAAAGGTCTTCTACCACAAAAGCATACGCTCCTCCATGGCGTTAGGCACTACCAGAGGTGTCGTCATGCTCCTTGCCGCTCAGCACGGCATGCCGCTTTTCGAATACAACCCCACAGAGGTCAAGATGGCGCTGACAGGTTACGGAAGGGCTGAAAAGAGACAGGTTCAGGAGATGGTGATAAGAGTCTTGAACCTTGAGCCGAACCAGATCATGAGCGAAGACACATCAGACGCCCTCGCCCTCACTATCTGCCACATTAATTCCTCTTTTGAGTTAAAATAA
- the ruvA gene encoding Holliday junction branch migration protein RuvA produces MIASLKGTIISKKPDRIIVEVSGVGYSVAIPLRSLGDIPDEGKSVFIHTYTHVREDALQLFGFITEDERKVFSTLLGISGVGPKLALGILSGMEVGRFTDAIYNEDIALLSTIPGLGKKTASRLVLELKGKLQSFSGVYASRPGTLADDAVSALENLGYKKSLSENAVSTALSNGAVAIEDIIKDALKILTRK; encoded by the coding sequence ATGATCGCATCACTTAAGGGAACCATAATAAGCAAAAAACCTGACCGCATCATTGTCGAGGTCAGCGGAGTCGGCTACAGTGTGGCGATTCCTCTGCGCAGTCTCGGCGATATACCGGATGAAGGCAAAAGCGTCTTCATACACACATATACACATGTAAGGGAAGACGCGCTTCAGCTCTTCGGCTTTATCACGGAAGATGAACGCAAGGTCTTCTCAACCCTGCTCGGCATCAGCGGCGTCGGCCCGAAGCTCGCCCTCGGGATATTATCGGGAATGGAAGTTGGCCGGTTCACAGATGCGATTTACAATGAAGATATCGCCCTGCTCTCTACAATACCCGGGCTTGGTAAAAAGACCGCCTCAAGGCTTGTGCTTGAATTAAAGGGCAAGCTCCAGTCATTCAGCGGGGTATATGCATCACGGCCCGGAACGCTTGCAGATGACGCAGTATCCGCGCTTGAAAACCTCGGCTACAAAAAGTCTTTGTCAGAGAATGCGGTTTCAACAGCGTTGAGCAACGGGGCAGTGGCTATTGAGGATATAATTAAAGACGCGCTTAAGATATTGACGAGAAAATAA
- the ruvB gene encoding Holliday junction branch migration DNA helicase RuvB has protein sequence MSDTPERDITPEAIEEDFGFELSMRPRSFDEFVGQHNIKENLKVFIQAAKQRDEALDHVLFCGPPGLGKTTLAHIIASELGVDIKVTSGPVLERPGDLVAVLTNLGKKDILFIDEIHRLPRIAEEVLYPAMEDYQLDIIIGQGPSARTVKLNLPQFTLVGATTRTGLLTSPLRDRFGVINRLDFYSPDDLKRILSRSTGILHTNIDDAATTEIAIRSRGTPRIANRLLRRIRDFAQVKNNSIIDLKITEEALKAMGVDKMGLDFMDRKLLLTIIEKYSGGPVGLDTLAASIQEEKSTIEDVYEPFLLQQGFIDRSPRGRIATKLAYEHFGLKKADGLF, from the coding sequence ATGAGCGATACTCCTGAAAGAGATATAACACCTGAGGCGATAGAAGAGGATTTCGGCTTTGAGCTGTCCATGAGGCCAAGGTCATTTGACGAATTTGTCGGCCAGCATAATATCAAAGAGAACCTGAAGGTCTTCATACAGGCTGCAAAACAGAGAGACGAAGCGCTTGACCACGTCCTCTTCTGCGGCCCGCCCGGACTAGGAAAGACAACGCTTGCGCATATCATAGCTTCTGAATTAGGCGTAGATATAAAGGTCACATCAGGTCCTGTGCTTGAGAGGCCCGGCGACCTCGTCGCAGTTCTTACCAATCTCGGCAAGAAAGATATACTCTTCATAGATGAGATACACAGGCTGCCGAGGATCGCCGAAGAGGTGCTCTATCCTGCTATGGAGGATTACCAGCTCGATATAATCATCGGACAGGGGCCGAGCGCAAGGACGGTCAAGCTTAACCTGCCGCAGTTCACTCTCGTGGGCGCAACAACAAGGACAGGCCTTCTTACATCACCCTTACGGGATCGTTTCGGCGTGATCAACAGGCTGGATTTTTACTCGCCTGATGACCTGAAGCGCATACTGTCGCGCTCAACCGGAATACTCCATACAAATATAGATGATGCCGCGACAACAGAGATCGCGATAAGGTCACGAGGCACACCCCGCATAGCCAACAGGCTCCTCAGGCGCATCAGGGATTTTGCGCAGGTAAAGAACAACAGCATCATTGACCTCAAGATTACTGAAGAGGCTCTCAAGGCCATGGGCGTAGATAAGATGGGGCTTGACTTCATGGACAGAAAGCTGCTTCTTACAATAATAGAGAAGTACAGCGGCGGGCCTGTCGGGCTTGATACTCTTGCCGCGTCAATACAGGAAGAGAAGAGCACGATAGAGGATGTCTACGAGCCTTTTCTTTTGCAGCAGGGTTTTATAGACAGGAGCCCGAGAGGCAGGATAGCTACAAAGCTCGCATATGAACATTTCGGGCTTAAGAAGGCGGACGGGCTCTTTTAA
- a CDS encoding epoxyqueuosine reductase QueH, translating into MNILLHTCCGNCAVAPFKMLKSEGHSVTGFWFNPNIHPLEEYDSRLQSLKKLTSQRNIDMLFWEDYQPADYFDMLGVTSTNLELIPPSPGRCRPCYELRLGKTAEEASKKGFDAFSTTLLISPYQDFDQIAAAGKKISAKYKIDFYLKDFRHSFRDSMSEAKELGLYSQKYCGCVFSRAESKDRQGSRRKV; encoded by the coding sequence ATGAATATCCTTCTCCACACATGCTGCGGCAACTGCGCGGTTGCTCCATTTAAGATGTTAAAGTCCGAAGGGCACAGCGTTACGGGTTTCTGGTTCAATCCGAATATACATCCTTTGGAGGAGTACGATTCAAGGCTTCAGTCGCTGAAAAAACTGACATCACAAAGAAATATTGATATGCTTTTTTGGGAAGATTACCAGCCTGCGGATTATTTCGATATGCTCGGAGTTACAAGCACTAACCTTGAATTGATACCCCCAAGCCCCGGCCGCTGCAGGCCATGTTATGAGCTTAGATTAGGCAAGACCGCTGAAGAAGCCTCAAAAAAAGGTTTCGATGCCTTTTCAACCACACTCCTTATCAGCCCATATCAGGATTTTGACCAGATAGCCGCCGCAGGCAAAAAGATCTCTGCAAAATATAAGATAGATTTTTATCTGAAAGACTTCAGGCACTCCTTCAGGGACTCTATGTCTGAAGCCAAAGAACTCGGCCTCTACAGCCAGAAATACTGCGGATGCGTATTCAGCAGGGCAGAGAGTAAAGACAGGCAAGGCAGCAGGCGCAAAGTTTAA
- a CDS encoding SpoIID/LytB domain-containing protein encodes MKRTINLITAFFILIFSFGPSMAEDTIKVLIHEDTIAPAPSKDAKDIGSLNGKLFLNGKHYTGSFEIKKDDNGLQFINSIPFEKYVEGVVASETGMDWEMEALKAQAVISRTYAIFHKLANGEKEFHLTSGVLSQVYKDENKDPLIARAVSETGGEILTYNGSPIESLYHSVCYGKTEVPEEVWGASYPYLKPVECNNKNTPYENWERKFTLEDIEKALNIKDIKDITISSFTSTGRVKTLSIAKTNDEAATEIKATELRKLIGYNKLPSTSFLLTKESNGMVFQGNGWGHGVGLSQWGALEMAREGKDYREILAHYYPGTVIEKRQY; translated from the coding sequence ATGAAACGCACTATTAATCTTATCACCGCCTTTTTTATACTCATATTCTCTTTCGGGCCGTCCATGGCCGAAGATACTATTAAGGTGCTCATCCATGAAGACACCATCGCACCGGCTCCTTCAAAAGATGCCAAGGATATAGGAAGCCTGAACGGCAAGCTCTTTTTAAACGGCAAGCATTATACAGGCAGCTTTGAGATAAAAAAGGATGATAACGGGCTTCAGTTCATCAACAGCATACCGTTTGAAAAGTATGTTGAGGGAGTTGTCGCATCTGAAACCGGCATGGATTGGGAGATGGAAGCGCTCAAGGCGCAGGCGGTCATATCAAGGACATATGCTATTTTTCATAAACTGGCGAACGGGGAGAAGGAGTTTCACCTGACCTCCGGTGTTCTCAGTCAGGTCTACAAGGATGAAAACAAGGACCCGCTGATCGCCCGCGCTGTCAGTGAAACAGGAGGCGAGATATTGACATACAACGGGTCTCCTATTGAGTCTTTATATCATTCAGTATGTTACGGAAAGACAGAGGTGCCTGAAGAGGTCTGGGGAGCGAGCTATCCATATCTCAAGCCTGTTGAATGTAACAACAAAAATACCCCATATGAGAACTGGGAGAGAAAGTTCACTCTTGAAGATATAGAGAAAGCTCTGAACATCAAAGACATAAAAGATATCACCATCTCTTCATTTACTTCTACAGGCAGGGTAAAGACGCTTAGCATTGCTAAAACAAATGATGAAGCCGCCACCGAGATCAAGGCAACGGAATTAAGAAAGCTCATAGGATATAATAAGCTTCCCAGCACCAGTTTCTTATTGACAAAAGAGAGTAACGGCATGGTCTTTCAGGGCAATGGATGGGGCCACGGCGTCGGACTGAGCCAATGGGGAGCGCTTGAGATGGCAAGAGAAGGCAAGGACTACAGGGAGATACTCGCGCATTATTATCCCGGAACTGTAATAGAGAAACGGCAGTATTAA
- the queA gene encoding tRNA preQ1(34) S-adenosylmethionine ribosyltransferase-isomerase QueA has translation MNLSDYDYFLPVGQIAQYPLPGRDSSRLLVINREEQTLEHRAFSDIVEYLNDSDLLVINNTKVIPARITAIKPSGKKVEILLVREIGINKWEVLLKGVAKGKLRLDGGITAEILNSNGVLQAEFSVDPTNSIKENEIKAHLFKTGSAPLPFYIKREAEGSDLERYQTVYAEKEGAIAAPTAGLHFTNEILSSLRAKGVEIKTITLHVGYGTFKPVVSENIKDHVMGEEFYEIGKETAEAINKARREGRRIIAVGTTVTRTLESAANDDGIIKAGAGKAAIFIYPGYKFKVIGSLITNFHQPRSTPMMLTSAFAGLDLLKKAYSESQKAGYRFFSYGDSMIIL, from the coding sequence ATGAACCTCTCTGATTATGATTACTTTTTACCTGTAGGCCAGATCGCCCAGTACCCGCTGCCCGGCCGGGACTCATCCAGGCTGCTGGTGATTAACAGGGAAGAACAGACGCTGGAACACAGGGCTTTCAGCGATATAGTTGAATACCTCAATGACTCCGACCTGCTTGTAATAAATAATACAAAGGTCATCCCGGCCCGCATTACAGCGATAAAACCTTCAGGCAAAAAGGTTGAGATACTGCTTGTCAGGGAGATAGGGATTAACAAATGGGAGGTGCTCCTAAAGGGAGTGGCCAAAGGAAAGCTCCGCCTTGACGGTGGGATAACAGCTGAGATACTCAATTCAAACGGAGTGCTGCAGGCTGAGTTCAGCGTTGATCCAACAAATAGCATAAAAGAGAATGAGATCAAAGCGCATTTATTTAAAACAGGTTCAGCGCCCCTGCCCTTTTATATTAAACGAGAGGCTGAGGGCTCCGACCTGGAGCGCTACCAAACCGTATATGCCGAGAAAGAAGGGGCCATAGCCGCGCCTACAGCAGGGCTGCACTTCACTAATGAGATACTCAGCTCATTAAGGGCAAAAGGGGTGGAGATAAAGACAATAACACTGCATGTAGGATATGGAACTTTTAAGCCGGTTGTTTCTGAGAATATTAAAGACCATGTCATGGGAGAAGAGTTCTATGAAATAGGCAAAGAAACTGCCGAGGCGATAAATAAAGCAAGAAGAGAAGGCAGAAGGATCATTGCTGTTGGAACAACCGTTACAAGAACACTTGAGTCTGCGGCAAATGATGACGGAATTATTAAAGCAGGAGCAGGCAAGGCTGCGATATTTATTTATCCGGGATATAAGTTCAAGGTCATAGGTTCACTTATAACCAATTTCCACCAGCCGAGGTCTACCCCGATGATGCTCACCTCTGCCTTTGCCGGACTGGATCTCTTAAAAAAGGCCTACTCAGAATCCCAAAAGGCAGGATACAGGTTCTTCTCTTATGGGGACTCGATGATTATATTATGA
- a CDS encoding PhoH family protein: MRYIEAIKHYDMVLGIGPAGTGKTYLAMAMAINALMKKQVSRIILARPAVEAGEKLGFLPGDLYEKITPYLRPLYDALYDMMETEKAHHLIESGVIEIAPLAFMRGRTLNDSFIILDEAQNTTSEQMKMYLTRLGFNSKTVITGDKTQIDLPAGKSSGLIEIEGMLKDIEDLKFIYFSEKDVVRHKLVQQIIKAYEKHENRQPAK, translated from the coding sequence ATGCGCTACATTGAAGCTATAAAACATTATGACATGGTACTGGGCATAGGCCCGGCAGGCACAGGCAAGACCTATCTCGCAATGGCGATGGCGATAAACGCTCTGATGAAAAAGCAGGTCAGCAGGATCATTCTTGCAAGGCCCGCCGTGGAAGCGGGAGAAAAGCTCGGCTTCCTTCCTGGCGACCTTTACGAAAAGATCACCCCGTACCTCAGGCCACTGTATGATGCGCTTTATGATATGATGGAAACGGAAAAAGCACATCATCTGATAGAAAGCGGTGTCATCGAGATAGCTCCGCTCGCGTTCATGAGAGGACGCACGCTCAATGATTCATTTATAATACTTGACGAGGCTCAGAATACGACGTCAGAGCAGATGAAGATGTACCTTACAAGACTCGGGTTCAACTCAAAGACCGTGATCACAGGGGATAAGACGCAGATCGACCTCCCTGCAGGAAAGAGCTCGGGGCTTATTGAGATAGAGGGTATGCTCAAAGATATTGAGGATCTTAAATTTATTTATTTCTCAGAAAAGGACGTGGTCAGGCATAAGCTTGTCCAGCAGATAATTAAAGCATATGAAAAACATGAAAACAGACAACCTGCAAAATAA
- a CDS encoding HDIG domain-containing protein — protein sequence MKNMKTDNLQNNKQHLLTKSSVIRLSLLMLFSGLIGATILFGRGFISGTGEVVSPETTAGVVLVIGLLLLIFYKDLKRYTPTIEKDYKTIILVGILLTANFILGEVFYFIFKLFTLWLGNIDPMLPIYVIPLATGSMLAALLIDIHTAILLTIVSSLIAGLWLNDPVYPIFNFAAGITAAFGVIRCKRRSAIWRGGLYVSMVSVFTSIILILYRGQLPGPETMVIIGFSFLNGMLVAILVSALLPVGEKFFKLLTDISLLELLDLNQPLLQELLAEAPSTYHHSIVVGNLVESAAEAVGVNPLMARVSAYYHDIGKIKMPEYFIENQTGLVSRHENMSPRMSALVLISHVKEGVELAKKYNLPKAIIDIIQQHHGTSIQTYFWQKAKELHEADKTSPLAAEDDFRYPGPKPKTNVAALIHMADAVEAASRTLTKPTPEKISALIDRIVNNRIIDGQLDECELTMKDIREIKTNFVFILSSMFHKRINYPGFEIEDEDTDKKPTAVPEVRP from the coding sequence ATGAAAAACATGAAAACAGACAACCTGCAAAATAACAAACAGCATCTTCTAACAAAATCATCTGTAATAAGGCTATCCCTGCTCATGCTTTTTTCAGGTTTGATAGGGGCCACAATATTATTCGGCAGGGGATTTATTTCCGGAACTGGAGAAGTGGTATCACCCGAGACCACTGCAGGAGTAGTATTGGTCATCGGCCTGCTCCTGCTTATATTTTATAAAGACCTTAAACGCTACACTCCAACCATAGAAAAAGACTATAAGACCATAATCCTCGTCGGGATACTCCTGACAGCCAACTTTATCTTAGGCGAAGTATTTTACTTCATATTCAAACTCTTCACCTTGTGGCTTGGGAATATAGACCCGATGCTGCCGATTTACGTTATACCGCTTGCAACAGGTTCAATGCTTGCGGCGCTCCTGATCGATATCCATACCGCCATCCTGCTGACCATCGTTTCAAGTCTCATAGCCGGTTTGTGGCTGAATGACCCTGTTTACCCTATATTTAACTTTGCCGCAGGCATCACTGCTGCATTCGGTGTCATAAGATGCAAGAGGCGTTCTGCGATCTGGAGGGGCGGTCTTTATGTAAGCATGGTAAGCGTATTCACATCAATTATATTAATCCTGTATCGCGGACAGCTCCCGGGTCCTGAGACCATGGTAATAATAGGCTTCTCCTTTTTAAATGGTATGTTAGTGGCGATACTCGTCTCTGCCCTGCTGCCTGTCGGTGAAAAGTTTTTTAAACTTCTCACTGATATAAGCCTGCTTGAGCTGCTGGATCTCAACCAGCCGCTTTTACAGGAGCTTTTAGCTGAAGCTCCCAGCACCTATCATCACAGCATTGTTGTGGGAAACCTTGTTGAATCTGCTGCCGAAGCCGTCGGGGTCAATCCTCTCATGGCAAGGGTCAGCGCATATTATCACGATATCGGAAAGATAAAGATGCCCGAATACTTTATAGAGAACCAGACCGGACTGGTCAGCAGGCATGAGAATATGTCCCCGCGCATGAGCGCCCTTGTCCTGATATCCCATGTAAAAGAGGGCGTTGAACTGGCAAAGAAATACAACCTGCCAAAGGCGATAATAGATATCATACAGCAGCATCACGGCACATCCATCCAGACCTATTTCTGGCAGAAGGCCAAAGAACTTCACGAGGCTGACAAGACATCGCCATTGGCAGCGGAGGATGATTTCAGATATCCCGGGCCAAAACCCAAGACCAACGTGGCAGCTCTTATCCATATGGCAGACGCAGTTGAAGCTGCTTCAAGAACCCTGACCAAACCTACGCCTGAGAAGATATCTGCGCTCATAGACCGCATAGTCAATAACAGGATAATTGACGGCCAGCTTGATGAATGTGAGTTGACGATGAAGGACATCCGCGAGATAAAGACCAATTTTGTCTTCATCCTCAGCAGCATGTTCCACAAAAGGATAAATTATCCCGGCTTTGAAATAGAAGATGAAGATACTGATAAAAAACCAACAGCGGTGCCGGAAGTTAGACCGTAA
- the ybeY gene encoding rRNA maturation RNase YbeY, with amino-acid sequence MKILIKNQQRCRKLDRKKIASTAGNILTLLKQPDAELSILFVGNKRMQELNTAFRGIRKTTDVLSFEAGLQLPGLPDNVLGDVVINIYRAESQAEAADMGLYDEIYRLLIHGILHLLGYEHENGGSDEKKMVRKERAVQTALENI; translated from the coding sequence ATGAAGATACTGATAAAAAACCAACAGCGGTGCCGGAAGTTAGACCGTAAAAAGATAGCATCAACAGCCGGCAACATCTTAACGCTTCTTAAACAGCCGGACGCAGAGCTGAGCATTCTTTTTGTAGGCAATAAAAGGATGCAGGAACTGAACACGGCTTTCAGGGGCATCCGAAAGACCACGGATGTGCTTTCATTTGAAGCCGGACTCCAGCTGCCGGGCTTGCCTGACAATGTCCTGGGTGATGTTGTGATTAATATTTACAGGGCTGAATCCCAGGCTGAGGCTGCGGACATGGGGCTTTATGATGAGATATACCGCCTCCTCATACACGGCATACTGCATCTGCTCGGATACGAACATGAAAATGGCGGTTCGGATGAAAAGAAGATGGTCAGAAAAGAGCGGGCCGTGCAGACTGCACTTGAGAATATATAG
- a CDS encoding diacylglycerol kinase translates to MPLRKFVDSANAAINGILHAAKTQRHMRYHLIAALMLLVLSLLLGVNWTEFAVLVILAVIVISTEMLNTALETITDFLFKEYDIRAKIIKDTAAGAVLITAMGAAVIGYLILFAPLKKAFYEGLTIAKHAGDSIAVISLIAVLILVVLTKTFLGRGMPLKGGMPSGHAAVAFSIWTAVTFMTEGFMPSLLIFFMAVLIAQSRVATGIHKPWEVILGALVGMAVTFSLFRLFS, encoded by the coding sequence ATGCCTCTAAGAAAATTTGTAGACAGCGCAAATGCTGCAATCAACGGTATCCTGCATGCCGCCAAGACACAGCGGCATATGCGTTACCATCTCATTGCAGCCCTGATGCTGCTTGTCCTGAGCCTCCTGCTGGGTGTAAATTGGACGGAATTTGCTGTGCTTGTGATCTTGGCGGTGATCGTTATATCTACAGAAATGCTCAACACAGCCTTGGAAACGATCACTGACTTTCTCTTTAAGGAATATGATATAAGAGCAAAAATAATAAAGGATACGGCTGCCGGCGCTGTGCTTATTACTGCAATGGGAGCGGCTGTTATCGGATACTTAATACTCTTTGCCCCACTCAAAAAGGCCTTCTACGAAGGGCTGACTATAGCAAAGCATGCCGGAGACAGTATCGCGGTGATCTCACTTATTGCCGTTCTGATACTTGTTGTATTGACAAAGACTTTCCTTGGCAGAGGGATGCCCCTTAAGGGAGGGATGCCGAGCGGCCATGCGGCAGTCGCCTTTTCCATATGGACTGCCGTAACATTTATGACCGAAGGTTTTATGCCGTCACTTTTGATATTCTTTATGGCTGTCCTCATTGCCCAAAGCAGGGTTGCCACCGGTATACACAAACCTTGGGAGGTAATATTAGGGGCACTTGTCGGCATGGCCGTAACATTCTCACTCTTCAGGCTCTTTTCCTGA
- the rpsF gene encoding 30S ribosomal protein S6: MTLYEQLFILDTNLDEKVKEEQIAKVTGLIVENGGEILKTTNLGSRKLSYPIRKQEKGEYILLVFNSPPAAMAKLERLCKLSENILKFMIIKIEKKKHIAAVLKSLITEPVAEPVADTEAAGDAVVTSEPAETEETSEDVQ; this comes from the coding sequence ATGACCCTTTACGAACAGCTTTTCATTCTCGACACCAACCTTGACGAAAAAGTCAAAGAAGAACAGATCGCAAAAGTAACAGGACTTATCGTTGAGAACGGCGGTGAGATACTCAAGACAACAAACCTCGGATCAAGAAAGCTCTCCTACCCAATAAGAAAGCAGGAAAAAGGCGAGTATATACTTCTGGTCTTCAATTCCCCGCCAGCCGCAATGGCCAAACTTGAAAGGCTATGCAAGCTTTCTGAGAATATCCTCAAGTTCATGATAATAAAGATAGAAAAAAAGAAGCATATCGCAGCTGTATTGAAATCTCTTATTACAGAGCCTGTTGCTGAACCTGTTGCCGATACAGAGGCTGCTGGCGATGCCGTTGTTACAAGTGAACCAGCAGAAACAGAGGAGACAAGCGAAGATGTTCAATAA
- the ssb gene encoding single-stranded DNA-binding protein, with the protein MFNKVILMGNLTRDPEVRYTPQGTSVCNFGIAVNRKFKQGDEMKEEVTFINIVVFGKQADSCGKYLSKGNPVLVEGRLQEQRWETEDGQKRSKHEVVAQQVRFLSKKDSGGITDERAMQHDETTDLEPF; encoded by the coding sequence ATGTTCAATAAGGTAATTCTTATGGGAAATCTTACAAGGGATCCTGAGGTCAGATACACACCGCAGGGCACTTCTGTATGTAACTTCGGGATTGCTGTTAATCGTAAATTTAAGCAGGGAGATGAGATGAAGGAAGAAGTTACCTTCATAAATATTGTGGTATTCGGCAAGCAGGCTGACAGCTGCGGCAAATACCTGAGCAAAGGCAATCCCGTGCTGGTTGAAGGCAGGCTTCAGGAACAGAGGTGGGAGACTGAGGACGGCCAAAAGAGAAGCAAACACGAGGTAGTTGCACAGCAGGTGCGCTTTCTCTCTAAAAAAGATTCAGGTGGAATAACTGATGAAAGGGCCATGCAGCATGATGAAACAACTGACCTTGAACCATTTTAA
- the rpsR gene encoding 30S ribosomal protein S18 gives MRPTTKPRTSRPRFQRKRFCKFCADKIDFIDYKDIRILRHYLTERGKMMAARMSGTCAKHQRELAQAIKRARSIALLPFVEKF, from the coding sequence TTGAGACCCACCACAAAACCAAGAACATCAAGACCAAGATTTCAGAGAAAGAGATTCTGTAAGTTCTGTGCTGACAAGATAGACTTTATCGATTACAAGGATATCAGGATATTAAGGCATTACCTTACTGAAAGGGGCAAAATGATGGCAGCCAGGATGAGCGGCACCTGCGCAAAACATCAGCGTGAACTTGCACAGGCTATTAAAAGGGCAAGAAGCATCGCGCTCCTGCCGTTCGTAGAGAAGTTTTAG